The Burkholderia pyrrocinia genome includes a region encoding these proteins:
- a CDS encoding c-type cytochrome translates to MLKRQWFSMLLLTVCLIGQRASAQSALELETDGTARALTRQTLLARPDATDIRVPRDIAYGRPMTFRAVPFAALLGDTPLPADGVLETRAADGFAAQLPLDLVRRRAPAGAVAWLAIEDPARPWPTLPGKQVSAGPFYLVWLGPDASSVRGEQWPYQIVRVTIESSPAARWPSLAVDAAVPENDPARAGQHLFVTQCLACHRVDGAGSSHAGPDLNAPMNPVDYFQPAALRRYIRNPASVRDWPGRSMPAFPPDQLSDRELDQIVAYLAYMARRKAGR, encoded by the coding sequence ATGCTGAAGCGCCAGTGGTTTTCGATGTTGCTGCTGACGGTTTGCCTGATCGGACAACGCGCGTCGGCCCAGTCCGCGCTCGAACTCGAGACCGACGGCACGGCACGCGCCCTCACCCGGCAGACGCTGCTCGCGCGCCCCGATGCAACGGACATCCGCGTGCCGCGCGACATCGCGTACGGCCGGCCGATGACGTTCCGCGCCGTGCCGTTCGCCGCGCTGCTCGGCGACACGCCGCTGCCGGCCGACGGCGTGCTCGAAACGCGCGCCGCCGACGGCTTCGCCGCGCAACTGCCGCTGGATCTCGTGCGCCGCCGCGCGCCGGCCGGCGCCGTCGCGTGGCTCGCGATCGAAGATCCGGCTCGCCCATGGCCGACGCTGCCCGGCAAGCAGGTCAGCGCCGGGCCGTTCTATCTCGTCTGGCTCGGGCCGGATGCGTCGTCGGTACGCGGCGAGCAGTGGCCCTACCAGATCGTGCGCGTCACGATCGAGTCGTCGCCGGCCGCGCGCTGGCCGTCGCTCGCCGTCGATGCCGCGGTGCCCGAAAACGATCCGGCCCGCGCAGGCCAGCACCTGTTCGTCACGCAATGCCTCGCGTGCCACCGCGTCGACGGCGCGGGCAGCAGCCATGCCGGCCCCGACCTGAACGCACCGATGAACCCGGTCGACTACTTCCAGCCCGCCGCGCTGCGCCGCTACATCCGCAACCCGGCATCGGTGCGCGACTGGCCGGGCCGGAGCATGCCGGCGTTTCCGCCCGATCAGCTGAGCGACCGGGAGCTCGACCAGATCGTCGCGTATCTCGCGTATATGGCGCGGCGCAAGGCCGGCAGGTAA
- a CDS encoding branched-chain amino acid ABC transporter substrate-binding protein: MKIAFLPASLVFSAAALVASVPAFAQSAPQTILIGLAAPLTGPSARIGKDLQNGAQLAIDDANAKHPAIGGKPVVYKLVAADDQSDPRTAVAVAQQLVDQHVIGVVGHWNTGCSVPASRVYRDAGIPQIAPASTGHQYTQQGYATAFRIMGHDDAGGNFTGAYAVKTLKAKRIAVIDDRTSFGAGLADQFIKGVQANGGAIVDRQYVNDKTTDFSGVLTAIKGKRADLVFFGGLDAQAAPIARRMRQLGVNAPLLGAGGFVSQTFLSLAGKDGDGVTALEPGLPLGRMPGGKAFDTQYQARFRAPIELHAPFAYDAAATLIAAAQKAGTTQPAKLVAAVRAIDRPGVTGRIAFDGEGNLKDPAFTIYQVRGGKWAVVDVLGGSRTATK, from the coding sequence ATGAAAATCGCTTTCCTTCCCGCCAGCCTCGTATTCTCTGCGGCCGCCCTGGTCGCATCCGTTCCCGCGTTCGCGCAGTCCGCGCCGCAGACGATCCTGATCGGTCTCGCCGCGCCGCTCACCGGCCCGTCCGCGCGGATCGGCAAGGACCTGCAGAACGGCGCGCAACTCGCGATCGACGACGCGAATGCGAAGCATCCGGCCATCGGCGGCAAGCCGGTCGTCTACAAGCTCGTCGCGGCCGACGACCAGTCCGATCCGCGCACGGCCGTCGCGGTTGCGCAGCAGCTCGTCGACCAGCACGTGATCGGCGTCGTCGGTCACTGGAACACGGGCTGCAGCGTGCCGGCGTCGCGCGTCTACCGCGATGCGGGCATCCCGCAGATCGCGCCGGCGTCCACCGGCCATCAATACACGCAGCAGGGCTATGCGACGGCCTTCCGCATCATGGGTCACGACGATGCGGGCGGCAACTTCACGGGCGCGTATGCGGTGAAGACGCTGAAGGCGAAGCGCATCGCGGTGATCGACGATCGCACGTCGTTCGGCGCGGGGCTGGCCGACCAGTTCATCAAGGGCGTGCAGGCGAACGGCGGCGCGATCGTCGATCGCCAGTACGTGAACGACAAGACGACCGACTTCAGCGGCGTGCTGACCGCGATCAAGGGCAAGCGCGCGGATCTCGTGTTCTTCGGCGGCCTCGATGCGCAGGCTGCACCGATCGCGCGCCGGATGCGCCAGCTCGGCGTGAACGCGCCACTGCTCGGCGCGGGCGGCTTCGTGAGCCAGACCTTCCTGTCGCTCGCGGGCAAGGACGGCGACGGCGTGACGGCGCTCGAACCGGGCCTGCCGCTCGGCCGGATGCCGGGCGGCAAGGCGTTCGACACGCAATACCAGGCACGCTTTCGCGCGCCGATCGAACTGCACGCGCCGTTCGCGTACGACGCGGCCGCCACGCTGATCGCGGCCGCGCAGAAGGCCGGCACGACGCAGCCGGCGAAGCTGGTCGCGGCTGTCCGTGCGATCGACCGGCCCGGCGTGACGGGGCGGATCGCGTTCGACGGCGAAGGCAACCTGAAGGACCCGGCCTTCACGATCTATCAGGTGCGCGGCGGCAAGTGGGCCGTCGTCGACGTGCTCGGCGGCTCGCGCACCGCGACCAAATAA
- a CDS encoding L-2-amino-thiazoline-4-carboxylic acid hydrolase, producing MTEPTRTSAAAPEDTRLGILARRRIEAEIIKPIYEIMKREFGAERAQAVIAEAVRGAAVDAGRTFAAQEPGGTSVKSFIALQVLWEKDDALDVEVRRADDAHYDYDVHRCSYAEMYHAMGLGEIGHLLSCARDSYFIQGYAPRVALTRTSTIMQGGKRCDFRYALQPAPENGDA from the coding sequence ATGACTGAACCTACCCGGACATCCGCCGCCGCACCCGAGGACACGCGCCTCGGCATCCTCGCGCGGCGCCGCATCGAAGCGGAAATCATCAAGCCGATCTACGAGATCATGAAGCGCGAGTTCGGCGCCGAGCGCGCGCAGGCCGTGATCGCGGAAGCCGTGCGCGGCGCGGCCGTCGACGCGGGCCGCACGTTCGCCGCGCAGGAGCCGGGCGGCACGAGCGTGAAGTCGTTCATCGCGCTGCAGGTGCTGTGGGAGAAGGACGATGCGCTCGACGTCGAGGTGCGGCGCGCCGACGACGCGCACTACGACTACGACGTGCATCGTTGCAGCTACGCGGAGATGTATCACGCGATGGGGCTCGGCGAGATCGGGCACCTGTTGAGTTGCGCGCGCGACAGCTATTTCATCCAGGGTTATGCGCCGCGCGTTGCGCTCACGCGCACGAGCACGATCATGCAGGGCGGCAAGCGCTGCGATTTCCGCTACGCACTGCAGCCTGCGCCGGAGAACGGCGATGCGTGA
- a CDS encoding Zn-dependent hydrolase yields the protein MRDDNVRAPRVDGDRLWASLERMAQIGATPKGGVCRLALTDLDRESRDLFVQWARDAGCTVRVDRMGNVFARRAGRNPDAAPVMTGSHADSQPTGGRYDGIYGVLGGLEVVRALNDAGIETERPVDVVIWTNEEGSRFAPAMVSAGVFSDVYTLEYGLSRTDSAGKTIGDELERIGYAGAEPVGGYPVHAAYELHIEQGAILERAGKTIGVVTAGQGQRWYEVTLTGVDAHAGTTPMEFRRDALVGAARMISFIDVLGRRYAPYARATVGMIDARPNSRNTVPGGCFFTVEFRHPDDAVLDELDAALRTELARVADETGLGARIEQIFTYPPIPFAPRCIDTVRDAARALGLSHMDIVSGAGHDACYVARVAPTGMIFVPCVDGLSHNEAEAITPEWAAAGADVLLRAVLQSAQEA from the coding sequence ATGCGTGACGACAACGTGCGCGCGCCGCGCGTCGACGGCGACCGCCTGTGGGCATCGCTCGAACGGATGGCGCAGATCGGCGCGACGCCGAAGGGCGGCGTCTGCCGTCTTGCGCTGACCGATCTCGATCGCGAGTCTCGCGACCTGTTCGTGCAGTGGGCGCGCGATGCCGGCTGCACGGTGCGCGTGGACCGGATGGGCAACGTGTTCGCGCGCCGCGCGGGCCGCAATCCCGACGCCGCGCCGGTGATGACGGGCTCGCACGCCGATTCGCAGCCGACGGGCGGCCGCTACGACGGCATCTACGGCGTGCTCGGCGGGCTCGAGGTCGTGCGCGCGCTGAACGACGCGGGCATCGAGACGGAGCGTCCGGTCGACGTCGTGATCTGGACCAACGAGGAAGGTTCGCGCTTCGCGCCGGCGATGGTCTCGGCCGGCGTGTTCTCGGACGTCTATACGCTCGAATACGGGCTGTCGCGCACCGACAGCGCGGGCAAGACGATCGGCGACGAACTCGAACGGATCGGCTATGCGGGCGCCGAGCCCGTCGGCGGTTATCCGGTGCACGCGGCGTACGAGCTGCATATCGAACAGGGTGCGATTCTCGAACGGGCCGGCAAGACGATCGGCGTCGTGACGGCCGGGCAGGGGCAGCGCTGGTACGAGGTGACGCTCACCGGTGTCGACGCGCACGCGGGCACGACGCCGATGGAATTCCGTCGCGATGCGCTGGTCGGCGCCGCGCGGATGATCTCGTTCATCGACGTGCTCGGCCGTCGTTACGCACCGTACGCGCGCGCGACGGTCGGGATGATCGATGCGCGGCCGAACTCGCGCAACACGGTACCGGGCGGCTGTTTCTTCACGGTCGAGTTCCGTCACCCCGACGACGCGGTGCTCGACGAACTGGACGCGGCGCTGCGGACGGAACTCGCGCGCGTGGCCGACGAGACCGGCCTCGGCGCGCGGATCGAGCAGATTTTCACGTATCCGCCGATACCGTTCGCGCCGCGCTGCATCGACACGGTGCGTGACGCGGCCCGGGCGCTCGGGCTGTCGCACATGGATATCGTGTCCGGCGCGGGCCATGACGCGTGTTATGTCGCGCGTGTCGCGCCGACGGGGATGATCTTCGTGCCCTGCGTCGACGGACTGAGCCATAACGAGGCCGAAGCGATTACGCCCGAATGGGCGGCGGCGGGCGCCGACGTGCTGCTGCGCGCTGTGCTGCAGAGCGCGCAGGAAGCCTGA